A genomic region of Drosophila kikkawai strain 14028-0561.14 chromosome X, DkikHiC1v2, whole genome shotgun sequence contains the following coding sequences:
- the LOC108083604 gene encoding frequenin-1 — MGKKSSKLKQDTIDRLTTDTYFTEKEIRQWHKGFLKDCPNGLLTEQGFIKIYKQFFPQGDPSKFASLVFRVFDENNDGSIEFEEFIRALSVTSKGNLDEKLQWAFRLYDVDNDGYITREEMYNIVDAIYQMVGQQPQSEDENTPQKRVDKIFDQMDKNHDGKLTLEEFREGSKADPRIVQALSLGGG; from the exons ATGGGAAAAAAGAGCTCCAAGTTGAAACAGGATACCATTGATCGCTTAACAACAGACACATACT TCACAGAGAAAGAAATACGTCAATG GCACAAAGGATTCCTGAAAGACTGTCCCAATGGCCTGCTCACAGAGCAA GGCTTCATAAAAATCTACAAACAATTCTTTCCACAAGGCGATCCCAGCAAATTCGCCTCGCTGGTCTTTCGGGTCTTCGATGAGAACAAT GATGGCTCCATAGAGTTTGAGGAGTTCATACGCGCCTTATCCGTTACATCGAAGGGCAACCTGGACGAGAAACTGCAGT GGGCTTTCCGTCTCTATGACGTGGACAATGATGGCTATATAACGCGCGAGGAGATGTACAACATCGTGGATGCGATATATCAGATGGTG GGCCAGCAACCGCAGTCGGAGGACGAGAATACGCCGCAGAAACGTGTGGACAAGATCTTCGATCAGATGGATAAGAATCACGATGGAAAATTAACATTAGAAGAATTTCGTGAGGGTAGTAAAGCTGATCCACGTATAGTTCAGGCGTTAAGTTTAGGTGGTGGTTAA